In a genomic window of Pseudodesulfovibrio senegalensis:
- a CDS encoding molybdate ABC transporter permease subunit codes for MSWQAILLDASTWGPLLLTARVMAVAGVLLLVAGVLIAYYLTCSRSRLRPVVDFLVTLPLVFPPIATGFALLLFFGRDGPVGRLTGAELVFSFPGVVLASFVAGLPLMVKPVEAALRGHGRKLAEAAYVLGKSEWQTFSQVLLPNVRRSVLAGWLLALGRCLGEVGMTLMLGGNVIGKTNTLSLEIYNAVFSGEFDRAIVLSCVIGVVSLALYAALRRLSAV; via the coding sequence GTGTCCTGGCAGGCGATCCTGCTTGACGCCTCGACCTGGGGGCCGTTGCTGCTAACTGCCCGGGTCATGGCTGTGGCCGGGGTGCTGTTGCTTGTGGCCGGGGTGCTCATCGCCTATTATCTCACCTGCAGCCGGTCGCGCCTGCGGCCGGTTGTGGATTTTCTGGTTACGTTGCCGCTGGTTTTCCCTCCCATTGCCACGGGGTTCGCCCTGCTGCTCTTTTTCGGCAGGGACGGCCCGGTGGGAAGGCTGACCGGAGCGGAACTGGTCTTCAGCTTTCCGGGCGTGGTGCTGGCCTCGTTCGTGGCCGGGCTGCCGCTCATGGTCAAACCCGTGGAGGCGGCCCTGCGCGGTCATGGTCGCAAGCTGGCCGAGGCCGCATACGTGCTGGGCAAAAGCGAATGGCAGACTTTTTCACAGGTCTTGCTGCCCAACGTGCGCCGCAGCGTGCTGGCCGGCTGGCTGCTGGCGTTGGGACGCTGCCTGGGCGAGGTGGGCATGACCCTCATGCTGGGCGGCAACGTCATCGGCAAGACCAACACGTTGTCTTTGGAGATATACAACGCCGTATTCAGCGGCGAATTCGACCGGGCCATTGTACTGTCCTGCGTCATCGGGGTGGTTTCCCTTGCCCTGTACGCGGCGCTCAGGCGGTTGTCCGCAGTTTGA
- the modA gene encoding molybdate ABC transporter substrate-binding protein, protein MKRFLCMVVALVLFAAPAFAGENMVLAAGGGYKKMVNALAKVYKTETGNDVQLVYGNMGRVTAQAKNSGAVDMVIGARFFFSRAKLNFARTMELGSGRLVLAWPKDASGGNDPAALLTASSAKRIAHPDPVRAIYGRAAHQYLERSGLLPEVEKHIVVVATVPQVFSYLSINEVDLGFLNLTHALNVHDSLGGFIEVPQQYYDPIDIIAGELNNAAHPERVADFFRFLKTDKARSIIQENGL, encoded by the coding sequence ATGAAACGCTTTCTATGCATGGTGGTGGCGCTGGTTCTGTTTGCCGCGCCTGCTTTTGCCGGAGAAAACATGGTTTTGGCCGCGGGCGGCGGATACAAGAAAATGGTCAACGCCTTGGCCAAGGTCTACAAGACCGAGACCGGCAACGACGTGCAGCTCGTGTATGGCAACATGGGCCGGGTCACGGCCCAGGCCAAGAACAGCGGCGCCGTGGACATGGTCATCGGGGCCCGGTTCTTTTTTTCGCGCGCCAAGCTGAATTTTGCCCGCACCATGGAATTGGGGAGTGGCCGCCTTGTGCTGGCATGGCCCAAGGATGCGAGCGGCGGCAATGATCCCGCGGCTCTGCTCACGGCCTCTTCGGCCAAGCGCATTGCCCATCCCGATCCTGTCCGGGCCATATATGGCCGGGCCGCGCACCAGTATCTGGAACGTTCCGGGCTGTTGCCGGAGGTGGAAAAACACATCGTGGTGGTGGCCACCGTGCCGCAGGTGTTTTCCTATCTGAGCATCAACGAGGTGGACCTCGGATTCCTGAATCTGACCCATGCCCTGAACGTGCACGATTCGTTGGGCGGGTTCATCGAGGTGCCGCAGCAATATTACGACCCCATCGACATCATTGCCGGGGAGTTGAACAATGCCGCCCATCCCGAGCGGGTCGCGGATTTTTTCCGTTTTCTGAAAACGGACAAGGCCCGCAGCATCATTCAGGAAAACGGACTGTAA